The genomic DNA CCGAACATGCAGCCTGGATGCAAGTCGCCGCCCTGCTGTTGAACCTCAGCGAGACACTGACTCGCAATTGATGCTCCCGCTGCGTACCAACACTACCTCTCTCTCCACAGACACAGATTCATGACAGATTCACTGCAGAACGAAATCGGTTTGAAGCAGTCGCAATTGACGACGCGTCGCGCGTTGCTGGGCGGATCGGTGACGGGGATCGGCGCGATGGCGTTGAACCAGTTGTTGGCGAACGAATCACCAGCGGCGGCTGCGGAGACCGACGTCAGCCCCGGTTTGCCCGGGCTGCCACATTTTGCTCCCAAAGCGAAACGAGTGATCTATCTGTTTCAATCGGGCGGCCCCAGCCATATCGATCTGTTCGACCACAAAGAGTCGTTGGATAAGCTGCACGGGACCGATCTTCCCGATTCGATTCGCGGCGACCAACGGCTGACGGGGATGACGTCGTGGCAGAAGAGTTTTCCGGTCGTCAAGCCGCTGTGGGGCGGCAAGCGCTGCGGCGAACATGGCACCTGGATCGGTAACCCGCTGCCGCATACGCAAACGATCGCCGACGAGATCAGCATCGTTCGTTCGATGTGGACCGAAGCGATCAATCACGATCCGGCGGTGACTTATATCAATACCGGTTCGCAGCAGATCGGGCACGCGTCGATGGGATCGTGGCTCAGCTACGGCTTGGGCAGCGAAAACGAAGACTTTCCGGCGTACATGGTGCTGTTGAGTCAGGGGACCGGCAAGAATCCCGGGCAACCGCTGTTTTCGCGACTGTGGGGGAGCGGTTATCTGCCATCGAGTCATCAGGGCGTAATGCTGCGTCCGGGAGCCAACCCGGTGCTGTATCTGCAAAACCCGGCGGGCGTCAGCCGCGATTCTCGCCGCAACCTATTGGATACGCTGGGCCAATTGAACCAGATGCACTGGGATTCCAGCGGAGATCCCGAGACGTTGGCTCGGATCGAAGCCTACGAGATGGCTTACCGGATGCAAACCTCGGTTCCCGATCTGACCGATGTCTCGGATGAACCCGAGTCGACGTTTGAACTGTATGGCGAAGATTCGCGTCGCCCGGGAACCTTTGCCGCCAATTGTTTGTTGGCTCGCCGAATGGCCGAACGCGGCGTCCGATTTATCCAACTGTTCCATCGCGGTTGGGATCAACACGTTTCGTTGGAACATCAACTGCCACGACAGTGCAAAGACGTCGACCAAGCGTCGGCGGCGCTGGTCAAAGATCTCAAACGCCTGGGCATGCTCAAAGACACGCTGGTCGTTTGGGGAGGCGAATTTGGCCGAACGGTTTACAGCCAAGGCGAGTTAGGAAATCCAAGTTCCGGACGCGATCATCACGGTCGCTGCTTCACGACCTGGATGGCCGGGGGCGGTGTCAAAGCGGGCTTCGACTACGGCACAACCGATGAATTCGCCTACAACATCGTCGAGAATCCGGTCCACATCCGAGACCTCAACGCCACAATCCTGCATCTGTTGGGGATCGATCACAGCCGATTCACCTTCAAGTTCCGAGGGCTCAGCCAGCGACTGACGGGAGTCGAAGAGGCACACGTCGTCGATGGGCTGGTCAGTTAACGCGCCATCGCTCGGCGGGAAACACTTCTCTTCAATTCATCCGATCACAACGATCTGCACATCGCCTTCCTTGCGTTCGACATTCATACCGACATCGCGAGGGTGCCGATGAAACGCCAGGTCGACCACGCCGTCGCCGACGCGAAGGTTTTGG from Rosistilla oblonga includes the following:
- a CDS encoding DUF1501 domain-containing protein, translated to MTDSLQNEIGLKQSQLTTRRALLGGSVTGIGAMALNQLLANESPAAAAETDVSPGLPGLPHFAPKAKRVIYLFQSGGPSHIDLFDHKESLDKLHGTDLPDSIRGDQRLTGMTSWQKSFPVVKPLWGGKRCGEHGTWIGNPLPHTQTIADEISIVRSMWTEAINHDPAVTYINTGSQQIGHASMGSWLSYGLGSENEDFPAYMVLLSQGTGKNPGQPLFSRLWGSGYLPSSHQGVMLRPGANPVLYLQNPAGVSRDSRRNLLDTLGQLNQMHWDSSGDPETLARIEAYEMAYRMQTSVPDLTDVSDEPESTFELYGEDSRRPGTFAANCLLARRMAERGVRFIQLFHRGWDQHVSLEHQLPRQCKDVDQASAALVKDLKRLGMLKDTLVVWGGEFGRTVYSQGELGNPSSGRDHHGRCFTTWMAGGGVKAGFDYGTTDEFAYNIVENPVHIRDLNATILHLLGIDHSRFTFKFRGLSQRLTGVEEAHVVDGLVS